From a region of the Trichoderma atroviride chromosome 6, complete sequence genome:
- a CDS encoding uncharacterized protein (EggNog:ENOG41), with translation MAVLSQDEVNRGLSIRRATVEDLSFVQAIVNASYSKYIERMGKPPAPMLLNYTVLPKGQDIFVLETISGDQGSEIVGAITLAIDDAGSAVKISNVVVGPAAQGRGCGRALMDFAEAVAREKGIDSLELYTNAKMHENISLYPKFGYIETGRRSEDGYDRVFFRKQLKD, from the coding sequence ATGGCTGTTCTCTCTCAAGACGAGGTAAACAGAGGTCTCAGCATCAGAAGGGCCACAGTGGAAGATTTGTCCTTTGTGCAAGCCATTGTCAATGCCAGCTACTCGAAATACATTGAGCGCATGGGAAAGCCTCCCGCACCTATGCTCCTCAATTACACAGTATTGCCCAAAGGACAGGATATCTTCGTTTTGGAGACCATTTCGGGCGACCAAGGCTCGGAAATTGTTGGCGCCATTACACTTGCTATAGATGATGCAGGTAGTGCGGTCAAGATCAgcaatgttgttgttggGCCTGCTGCCCAGGGACGAGGATGCGGTCGTGCGTTGATGGATTTTGCAGAGGCGGTGGCgagagaaaagggcatcgATTCGCTGGAGTTGTATACTAATGCGAAGATGCATGAAAATATTAGCTTGTATCCAAAATTTGGGTATATAGAGACGGGAAGAAGGAGTGAAGATGGGTACGATCGAGTGTTCTTTCggaagcagctgaaggaCTAG